Proteins encoded within one genomic window of Jiangella mangrovi:
- a CDS encoding AAA family ATPase, with the protein MFADPDEVRRRLDAVDYLVDEGTATAMYFAVALGQPLLLEGEPGVGKTAAAKALSRALDAPLLRLQCYEGLTAGEALYEWNYQRQLLAIRLAEARHERLTDADLFTEEFLLERPILAAVRATGPVPPVLLIDEIDRADDEFEALLLEFLGEASVTVPELGTYTAARPPVVVLTSNRSRELHDALRRRCLYHWIDFPAPERAAEILRRTVPAAAEPLIASTSRFIGRVRTLDLDKAPGMAETIDWVAALSAIGATELVRADAVRTLSTIAKTPDDRGTIAAAFEELA; encoded by the coding sequence TTGTTCGCCGACCCCGACGAGGTGCGGCGCCGGCTCGACGCCGTCGACTACCTGGTCGACGAGGGCACGGCCACGGCGATGTACTTCGCCGTGGCGCTCGGCCAGCCGCTGCTGCTCGAGGGCGAGCCCGGGGTCGGCAAGACGGCGGCCGCCAAGGCGCTCTCGCGGGCCCTGGACGCGCCGCTGCTGCGGCTGCAGTGCTACGAGGGCCTGACGGCGGGCGAGGCGCTCTACGAGTGGAACTACCAGCGCCAGCTGCTGGCGATCCGGCTGGCCGAGGCGCGGCACGAGCGGCTCACCGACGCCGACCTGTTCACGGAGGAGTTCCTGCTGGAACGGCCGATCCTGGCCGCCGTACGGGCGACCGGGCCGGTGCCGCCGGTGCTGCTCATCGACGAGATCGACCGTGCCGACGACGAGTTCGAGGCGCTGCTGCTGGAGTTCCTCGGCGAGGCGTCGGTGACCGTGCCGGAACTGGGCACGTACACGGCGGCGCGCCCGCCGGTCGTCGTCCTGACGTCGAACCGCAGCCGCGAGCTGCACGACGCCCTGCGCCGCCGCTGCCTCTACCACTGGATCGACTTCCCGGCGCCGGAGCGGGCCGCGGAGATCCTGCGGCGGACGGTCCCGGCCGCGGCCGAGCCGCTGATCGCGTCGACCAGCCGGTTCATCGGCCGGGTCCGCACGCTGGACCTCGACAAGGCGCCGGGCATGGCCGAGACCATCGACTGGGTGGCCGCGCTGTCGGCGATCGGTGCAACAGAGCTCGTCAGGGCCGATGCCGTCCGTACGCTGTCCACCATCGCGAAGACCCCGGACGACCGCGGCACCATCGCGGCGGCGTTCGAGGAGCTGGCGTGA
- a CDS encoding XdhC family protein, protein MTHTIGDRAGELLAGRVPFVHATVVRAQVPASARAGDDAIILADGSIEGFVGGQCTESSVRVAALGAMRDGESVLLRVLPEGSGEFPETPGARVVVNPCLSGGAMEIFLQPRLPRPLVHVVGQSPIAAALFDLGGPLGFDMRRADGAASGAPTALVLASHGGDEPAAIRAALDAGVGWIGLVASPRRGAGVLSELTLDEGERARISTPAGLDIGARTAAEIALSILAEIVQEVRSGRLAVGSTGAPERPLGERPVEAVDPVCGMTVVVGPDTPHLVVDGEDVWFCGPGCRDRYAAEQAGR, encoded by the coding sequence GTGACGCACACGATCGGGGACCGGGCCGGCGAACTGCTCGCGGGCCGGGTCCCGTTCGTCCACGCGACGGTCGTGCGGGCCCAGGTTCCGGCGTCCGCACGGGCCGGCGACGACGCGATCATCCTGGCCGACGGCAGCATCGAGGGGTTCGTCGGCGGTCAGTGCACCGAGAGCTCGGTCCGGGTGGCGGCGCTCGGGGCCATGCGCGACGGCGAGAGCGTGCTGCTGCGGGTGTTGCCGGAGGGATCCGGGGAGTTCCCCGAAACGCCCGGCGCGCGCGTCGTCGTCAACCCGTGCCTGTCGGGGGGAGCGATGGAGATCTTCCTGCAGCCGCGGCTGCCGCGGCCGCTCGTGCACGTGGTGGGGCAGTCGCCCATCGCGGCGGCGCTGTTCGACCTGGGCGGGCCGCTGGGCTTCGACATGCGCCGGGCCGACGGCGCCGCGTCCGGTGCGCCGACGGCGCTGGTGCTGGCCAGCCACGGCGGCGACGAGCCGGCCGCCATCCGAGCCGCGCTGGACGCCGGGGTCGGCTGGATCGGCCTGGTCGCGAGTCCGCGTCGGGGTGCGGGCGTGCTGTCGGAGCTGACGCTTGATGAGGGGGAGCGGGCGCGGATCAGCACCCCGGCCGGGCTGGACATCGGCGCCAGGACGGCGGCGGAGATCGCGCTGTCGATCCTGGCCGAGATCGTGCAGGAGGTGCGGTCCGGGCGGCTCGCCGTCGGGTCCACGGGGGCACCGGAACGGCCGCTCGGTGAACGACCGGTCGAGGCCGTCGACCCGGTCTGCGGCATGACCGTCGTCGTCGGGCCGGACACCCCGCACCTGGTGGTCGACGGCGAGGACGTCTGGTTCTGCGGTCCGGGCTGCCGCGACCGCTACGCCGCCGAGCAGGCAGGGAGGTAG
- a CDS encoding aerobic carbon-monoxide dehydrogenase large subunit, whose amino-acid sequence MTSVDARKPAGFEDNDQHPVGHGRMLRKEDPRFVRGRGNYVDDVQLPGMLHLAILRAPVAHARLVSIDTTAAEAHPKVKAVVTGETLAGLNLAWMPTLSNDVQAVLVTDKVRFQGQEVAFVVAEDRYAARDALELIDVEYDILDPVIDVRRALEPGAPVIRDDLEGKTDNHCFDWETGDAAATEAAFARADVVVSQDIVYPRVHPAPMETCGAVADFDPVEGRLTLWSTTQAPHAHRTLYAIVAGLPEHKIRVISPDIGGGFGNKVPIYPGYVCAVVGSIVTGKPVKWMEDRSENLVSTGFARDYVMRGEIAATRDGRILAIRTNVIADHGAFNGTAAPVKYPAGFFGVFTGSYDLEAAYCHMSAVYTNKAPGGVAYACSFRITEAVYLVERIVDCLAAELAIDPVDLRMRNFIRPEQFPYTTKTGWVYDSGNYEPTMREAMRLAGYEDLRREQAGKRARGELMGIGVSFFTEAVGAGPRKHMDILGLGMADGCELRVHPTGKAVVRLSVQSQGQGHETTFAQIVGEELGIPPADIDVVHGDTDNTPFGLGTYGSRSTPVSGGAAALVARKVRDKARLIASGMLEVSADDLVWEKGSFHVAGDPGTAVTIQDIAMRAHGAGDLPDGVEGALEAQITYNPPNLTYPHGAYICVVDVDPGTAQVKVRRFVAVDDCGTRINPMIIEGQIHGGLTDGVGMALMEIIAFDEDGNCLGGSLMDYLLPTALEVPDWETGFTVTPSPHHPIGAKGVGESATVGSPPAIVNAVVDALAPFGVRHADMPLTPSRVWDAMRGQARPPI is encoded by the coding sequence ATGACCTCCGTCGACGCCCGCAAGCCGGCCGGCTTCGAGGACAACGACCAGCATCCGGTCGGCCACGGCCGCATGCTGCGCAAGGAGGACCCGCGGTTCGTCCGCGGCCGCGGCAACTACGTCGACGACGTGCAGCTGCCGGGCATGCTGCACCTGGCCATCCTGCGGGCGCCGGTCGCGCACGCGCGGCTGGTCAGCATCGACACGACGGCGGCCGAGGCGCACCCGAAGGTCAAAGCGGTCGTCACCGGCGAGACGCTGGCCGGGCTGAACCTGGCCTGGATGCCGACGCTGTCCAACGACGTCCAGGCCGTCCTGGTGACCGACAAGGTGCGCTTCCAGGGTCAGGAGGTCGCGTTCGTCGTCGCCGAGGACCGCTACGCCGCCCGCGACGCGCTGGAGCTCATCGACGTCGAGTACGACATCCTCGACCCGGTCATCGACGTGCGCCGGGCGCTCGAGCCGGGCGCTCCGGTGATCCGCGACGACCTCGAGGGCAAGACCGACAACCACTGCTTCGACTGGGAGACGGGGGACGCGGCGGCGACGGAGGCGGCGTTCGCGCGGGCCGACGTCGTCGTCAGCCAGGACATCGTCTACCCACGCGTGCACCCGGCGCCGATGGAGACCTGCGGCGCGGTCGCCGACTTCGACCCCGTCGAGGGCCGGCTGACGCTGTGGTCGACCACCCAGGCGCCGCACGCGCACCGGACGCTGTACGCGATCGTCGCCGGGCTGCCGGAGCACAAGATCCGGGTCATCTCGCCGGACATCGGCGGCGGCTTCGGCAACAAGGTGCCCATTTACCCGGGCTACGTGTGCGCCGTCGTCGGCTCGATCGTCACGGGCAAGCCGGTGAAGTGGATGGAGGACCGCTCCGAGAACCTCGTCAGCACCGGCTTCGCCCGCGACTACGTCATGCGCGGCGAGATCGCGGCGACCCGTGACGGCAGGATCCTGGCGATCCGCACCAACGTCATCGCCGACCACGGCGCGTTCAACGGGACCGCGGCCCCGGTGAAGTACCCGGCCGGGTTCTTCGGCGTCTTCACCGGCAGCTACGACCTCGAGGCCGCCTACTGCCACATGAGCGCCGTCTACACGAACAAGGCGCCCGGCGGCGTCGCCTACGCCTGCTCGTTCCGCATCACCGAGGCCGTCTACCTGGTCGAGCGGATCGTCGACTGCCTCGCCGCGGAACTGGCCATCGACCCCGTCGACCTGCGGATGCGCAACTTCATCCGGCCCGAGCAGTTCCCGTACACGACCAAGACCGGTTGGGTGTACGACTCCGGGAACTACGAGCCGACCATGCGCGAGGCGATGCGGCTGGCCGGCTACGAGGACCTGCGCCGCGAGCAGGCGGGGAAGCGGGCCCGCGGCGAGCTCATGGGCATCGGCGTCTCGTTCTTCACCGAAGCCGTCGGCGCCGGGCCGCGCAAGCACATGGACATCCTCGGCCTCGGCATGGCCGACGGGTGCGAGCTGCGGGTGCACCCGACGGGGAAGGCCGTGGTCCGGCTGTCCGTACAGTCCCAGGGGCAAGGCCACGAGACGACGTTCGCTCAGATCGTCGGCGAAGAGCTGGGTATCCCGCCCGCCGACATCGACGTCGTCCACGGCGACACCGACAACACGCCGTTCGGCCTGGGGACGTACGGCAGCCGGTCCACTCCCGTCTCGGGCGGGGCCGCCGCGCTGGTGGCCCGCAAGGTCCGCGACAAGGCCCGGCTCATCGCGTCCGGCATGCTCGAGGTCTCCGCCGACGACCTCGTCTGGGAGAAGGGCTCGTTCCACGTGGCCGGCGACCCCGGCACGGCGGTGACCATCCAGGACATCGCCATGCGGGCGCACGGGGCAGGCGACCTGCCCGACGGCGTCGAGGGCGCGCTGGAGGCGCAGATCACCTACAACCCGCCGAACCTCACCTACCCGCACGGCGCCTACATCTGCGTCGTCGATGTCGACCCCGGCACCGCGCAGGTCAAGGTGCGCCGGTTCGTCGCCGTCGACGACTGCGGCACCCGGATCAACCCGATGATCATCGAGGGGCAGATCCACGGCGGGCTCACCGACGGCGTCGGCATGGCCCTCATGGAGATCATCGCGTTCGACGAGGACGGCAACTGCCTGGGCGGCTCGCTCATGGACTACCTGCTGCCGACCGCGCTCGAGGTGCCGGACTGGGAGACCGGCTTCACGGTGACGCCGTCGCCGCACCATCCGATCGGCGCGAAGGGCGTGGGGGAGTCGGCGACGGTCGGCTCGCCGCCGGCCATCGTCAACGCCGTCGTCGATGCGCTCGCCCCGTTCGGCGTCCGGCACGCGGACATGCCGCTGACGCCGTCGCGGGTGTGGGACGCCATGCGCGGCCAGGCCCGGCCGCCGATCTGA
- a CDS encoding (2Fe-2S)-binding protein, whose amino-acid sequence MQVTMIVNGDEVTREIEARLLLVHFLRDVLGLTGTHWGCDTSNCGTCVVWIDGRPVKSCTVLAAMAGGHEVSTVESLARGGELDPVQRGFMECHGLQCGFCTPGMMMTARALLNENPDPSPDEIREAISGQICRCTGYATIVRSVRWAAAYEAGDQAAADAVAEPEPGSIAEPVAGGAQ is encoded by the coding sequence ATGCAGGTCACCATGATCGTCAACGGCGACGAGGTCACCCGCGAGATCGAGGCGCGGCTGCTCCTCGTCCACTTCCTGCGCGACGTGCTCGGGCTGACGGGCACGCACTGGGGCTGCGACACCAGCAACTGCGGCACCTGCGTCGTCTGGATCGACGGGCGGCCGGTGAAGTCGTGCACGGTGCTCGCGGCCATGGCGGGCGGGCACGAGGTCAGCACCGTCGAAAGCCTCGCCCGGGGCGGCGAGCTCGACCCCGTCCAGCGCGGCTTCATGGAGTGCCACGGCCTGCAGTGCGGCTTCTGCACGCCGGGCATGATGATGACGGCGCGCGCCCTGCTGAACGAGAACCCGGACCCGTCGCCCGACGAGATCCGCGAGGCCATCAGCGGGCAGATCTGCCGCTGCACCGGCTACGCCACGATCGTCCGCTCGGTCCGCTGGGCGGCCGCCTACGAGGCCGGCGACCAGGCCGCGGCGGACGCCGTCGCCGAACCGGAGCCCGGCTCGATCGCCGAACCCGTCGCGGGAGGTGCGCAATGA
- a CDS encoding FAD binding domain-containing protein, translating to MQVPAPFEYERATSVEHAIGLLERLGSSARLVAGGHSLLPMMKLRLANFEYLVDINDLRDELGYIRIEPHEIRIGALTRHRELLESDALAAAFPIFRDAEKVIADPVVRNWGTLGGSLCQADPSEDLSAVCTTLDGSCVIRGSGGERVVPMTEFHRGPYETAVGDDEILTEIRFPVRPGGGSAFEKVERRAGDWAVVSAGAAVWLDGDTGGTVADARVGLAAVGPNTTALPAVTAALAGREPSEELYDEAGRIAARDCSPDTDMRGSEEYKRHLAGELTTRALRRSVERARQGRG from the coding sequence ATGCAGGTTCCCGCACCGTTCGAGTACGAGCGTGCCACCAGCGTGGAGCACGCCATCGGGCTGCTGGAGCGGCTGGGCAGCAGCGCCCGGCTGGTGGCGGGCGGTCACAGCCTGCTGCCGATGATGAAGCTCCGGCTGGCGAACTTCGAGTATCTGGTCGACATCAACGACCTGCGCGACGAGCTCGGGTACATCCGGATCGAGCCGCACGAGATCCGGATCGGGGCGCTCACCCGGCATCGCGAGCTGCTCGAGTCCGACGCGCTGGCCGCGGCGTTCCCGATCTTCCGCGACGCCGAGAAGGTGATCGCCGACCCCGTCGTGCGCAACTGGGGGACGCTCGGCGGGTCGCTGTGCCAGGCCGACCCGTCCGAGGACCTCTCCGCGGTCTGCACCACTCTCGACGGCAGCTGCGTCATCCGCGGCAGCGGCGGCGAGCGGGTCGTGCCGATGACGGAGTTCCACCGCGGTCCGTACGAGACCGCCGTCGGCGACGACGAGATCCTCACCGAGATCCGGTTCCCGGTCCGCCCGGGCGGCGGCAGCGCGTTCGAGAAGGTCGAGCGGAGGGCCGGCGACTGGGCGGTCGTGTCGGCCGGCGCCGCCGTCTGGCTCGACGGCGACACCGGCGGCACCGTCGCCGATGCGCGGGTCGGGCTGGCCGCCGTCGGGCCGAACACGACGGCGCTGCCGGCGGTCACCGCGGCGCTGGCCGGGCGCGAGCCGTCCGAGGAGCTGTACGACGAGGCCGGGCGCATCGCCGCCCGCGACTGCAGCCCGGACACCGACATGCGCGGCAGCGAGGAGTACAAGCGCCACCTCGCCGGCGAGCTGACGACGCGGGCGCTGCGCCGGTCGGTCGAGCGCGCGCGGCAGGGGAGGGGATGA
- a CDS encoding amidohydrolase, whose translation MTTTLYRNGRIHNPADPFATAMVVVDDTVAWVGAEGAAQTHLDAADEVVDLEDALVAPAFVDAHVHLTETGLARDGLALEGVGSLTALLDLVAARAKERPGEVILGFGWEEDGWPEGRAPMPDELDRAAAGAPVYLARRDVHTAAVSSALLNADPTIARADGAEAGLVRRDAHHRARQAARSAVPAGRMARLREDALRHAASLGIGAVHEIGAPHISDPADFTAVLALGTSPDLPEVIGYWGATAVGEAQALGAAGAAGDLNIDGSIGSRSARLSAPYADAPRERGRLYLDPETATEHVVACTRAGIQAGFHCIGDEAVRVAVEAIAAAADVCGLAAVVGSRHRLEHVEMIDDLLIAEMARLGVAASVQPSFDALWGGTDGLYVERLGPDRGVALNPFAAMARAGVLLAFGSDSPVTPLAGWETVRAASQHRTPSQRLSARAAFSAATRGGWRAARVEDAGVLAPGMRASFAVWEVPYELVVQAPDSRVAAWSTDPRAGVPGLPDLSPDVDLPRCLRTVVRGRTVYRAE comes from the coding sequence GTGACGACGACGCTCTACCGCAACGGCCGCATCCACAATCCCGCCGACCCGTTCGCGACCGCGATGGTGGTGGTCGACGACACCGTTGCCTGGGTGGGCGCGGAGGGTGCGGCACAGACGCACCTGGACGCGGCCGACGAGGTGGTCGACCTCGAGGACGCGCTCGTGGCCCCGGCATTCGTCGACGCGCACGTGCACCTGACGGAGACCGGGCTGGCCCGCGACGGCCTCGCGCTGGAGGGGGTCGGCAGCCTGACGGCGCTGCTGGACCTGGTCGCGGCGCGGGCGAAGGAGCGGCCCGGCGAGGTGATCCTGGGCTTCGGCTGGGAGGAGGACGGCTGGCCCGAGGGTCGCGCCCCTATGCCCGACGAGCTCGACCGCGCGGCCGCCGGCGCCCCCGTCTACCTCGCCCGCCGCGACGTGCACACCGCCGCCGTCTCCTCGGCGCTGCTCAACGCCGACCCGACCATCGCCCGTGCCGACGGGGCCGAGGCCGGCCTGGTCCGCCGCGACGCACACCACCGGGCCCGGCAGGCCGCCCGGTCGGCCGTCCCCGCCGGCCGGATGGCGCGGCTGCGTGAGGACGCACTGCGGCACGCGGCGTCGCTCGGCATCGGCGCCGTGCACGAGATCGGCGCGCCGCACATCAGCGACCCCGCCGACTTCACGGCGGTGCTGGCGCTGGGGACGTCCCCGGATCTGCCCGAAGTCATCGGCTACTGGGGCGCGACGGCGGTGGGCGAGGCCCAGGCGCTGGGCGCGGCCGGTGCGGCCGGCGACCTCAACATCGACGGGTCCATCGGCTCGCGCAGCGCCCGGCTGTCGGCGCCCTATGCGGACGCACCCAGGGAGCGCGGACGGCTCTACCTCGACCCCGAGACCGCCACCGAGCACGTCGTCGCCTGCACCCGGGCCGGCATCCAGGCCGGCTTCCACTGCATCGGCGACGAGGCCGTCCGGGTCGCCGTCGAGGCGATCGCGGCCGCCGCCGACGTGTGCGGGCTGGCCGCCGTCGTCGGGTCGCGGCACCGGCTCGAGCACGTCGAGATGATCGACGACCTGCTGATCGCCGAGATGGCCCGGCTCGGGGTGGCGGCGAGCGTGCAGCCGTCGTTCGACGCGCTGTGGGGCGGCACCGACGGGCTCTACGTGGAGCGCCTGGGGCCGGACCGGGGCGTGGCGCTCAACCCGTTCGCCGCCATGGCCCGGGCCGGCGTGCTGCTCGCGTTCGGTTCCGACTCGCCGGTCACGCCGCTGGCCGGCTGGGAGACGGTGCGCGCGGCGTCGCAGCACCGCACGCCGTCGCAGCGGCTGAGCGCGCGGGCGGCATTCTCGGCGGCGACGCGCGGTGGCTGGCGGGCGGCGCGGGTCGAGGACGCCGGCGTGCTGGCGCCCGGCATGCGCGCCTCGTTCGCCGTGTGGGAGGTCCCGTACGAGCTGGTGGTGCAGGCGCCGGACTCGCGGGTGGCGGCCTGGTCGACCGACCCCCGGGCGGGCGTGCCGGGGCTGCCGGACCTCTCGCCGGACGTGGATCTGCCGCGCTGCCTGCGCACCGTGGTCCGCGGCCGGACGGTGTATCGCGCGGAGTGA
- a CDS encoding winged helix DNA-binding domain-containing protein, with the protein MPDVLTRRELNRATLARQLLLDRADRQVLETVEHLGGLQAQQPFSPYYQLWSRLRGFRPDDLARLLVDRTVVRIAAQRGTIHLLSVPDALGVRAWVQPLYVADLRVNAEHAKALAGVDVDAVAAAARVLVEEEPRTMAELGAELSPSWPDVGATHLAHAARALLGLVQVPPRAVWGQSGLTRLTTVEAWLGRPLDPAPSPAEYVLRFLGSFGPASIMDVQTWCGLTRLRGVVDELRPGLRVFRDETGRELFDLPDAPRPPSDTPAPVRFLPDFDNVLRSHADRTRVIDDLSRKRMNRRNGVVPHALLVDGEVAGWWRLEDAVLTVTPFRPLTAAEADAVGTEGADLLSFALDGSADGADVRLLPPEE; encoded by the coding sequence ATGCCCGACGTGCTGACCCGGCGCGAGCTGAACCGCGCCACGCTGGCCCGGCAGCTGCTGCTGGACCGTGCCGACCGCCAGGTGCTCGAGACCGTCGAGCACCTGGGCGGGCTGCAAGCCCAGCAGCCGTTCTCGCCGTACTACCAGCTCTGGTCCCGGCTGCGCGGTTTCCGGCCCGACGACCTCGCCCGGCTGCTGGTCGACCGGACGGTGGTGCGCATCGCCGCGCAGCGGGGCACCATCCACCTGCTCTCGGTGCCCGACGCGCTGGGCGTGCGGGCCTGGGTCCAGCCCCTGTACGTCGCGGACCTGCGGGTGAACGCGGAGCACGCCAAGGCGCTGGCCGGCGTCGACGTCGACGCGGTGGCCGCCGCCGCCCGGGTGCTCGTGGAGGAAGAGCCGCGGACCATGGCCGAGCTGGGCGCCGAGCTCTCGCCGTCGTGGCCCGATGTGGGGGCGACGCACCTCGCGCACGCGGCCCGGGCGCTGCTCGGGCTGGTGCAGGTGCCGCCGCGGGCGGTCTGGGGGCAGAGCGGGCTGACCCGGCTGACGACGGTGGAGGCCTGGCTCGGGCGGCCGCTCGACCCGGCGCCGTCGCCGGCCGAGTACGTGCTGAGGTTCCTCGGCTCGTTCGGCCCGGCGTCGATCATGGACGTGCAGACGTGGTGCGGCCTGACCCGGCTCCGCGGTGTCGTCGACGAGCTTCGGCCGGGGTTGCGGGTGTTCCGCGACGAGACCGGCCGCGAGCTGTTCGACCTCCCCGACGCGCCGCGCCCGCCGTCGGACACCCCCGCCCCGGTCCGCTTCCTGCCCGACTTCGACAACGTGCTCCGCTCCCACGCCGACCGCACCCGGGTCATCGACGACCTCAGCCGCAAGCGCATGAACCGCCGCAACGGCGTCGTCCCGCACGCCCTCCTGGTCGACGGCGAGGTCGCGGGCTGGTGGCGGCTCGAGGACGCGGTGCTGACGGTGACGCCCTTCCGCCCGCTGACGGCGGCCGAGGCGGACGCCGTCGGGACCGAGGGTGCCGACCTGCTGTCGTTCGCGCTCGACGGTTCGGCCGACGGCGCCGACGTGCGGCTGCTGCCGCCCGAGGAGTGA
- a CDS encoding helix-turn-helix domain-containing protein has product MDLEALGRRITDARLQRRTTMKALAEKAGVSASMLWSVERGRKAPTVVVLDRIARALGTPLAALLDPGDVPRVIVRRAADQDVAEPPDGWRRTILTPVVPGVNFEWVRTELPPGAAPGAYPPYAAGSHEYVVVESGRLSLTLGGDDGDTHELAAGDSIYFAADVSHAYANPWDEPCAYHVAALIMRSRT; this is encoded by the coding sequence ATGGACCTCGAGGCGCTCGGCCGGCGCATCACCGACGCGCGGCTGCAGCGCCGCACGACCATGAAGGCCCTCGCCGAGAAGGCCGGCGTCAGCGCGAGCATGCTCTGGTCGGTCGAGCGCGGCCGCAAGGCGCCCACCGTCGTCGTGCTGGACCGGATCGCCCGGGCGCTGGGCACGCCGCTGGCCGCTCTGCTCGATCCCGGCGACGTGCCGCGGGTCATCGTGCGCCGGGCCGCGGACCAGGACGTCGCCGAGCCCCCGGACGGCTGGCGGCGCACGATCCTGACCCCGGTCGTGCCCGGGGTGAACTTCGAGTGGGTGCGGACCGAGCTCCCGCCGGGGGCGGCGCCGGGCGCCTACCCGCCCTACGCGGCCGGATCGCACGAGTACGTCGTCGTCGAGTCCGGCCGGCTGTCACTCACCCTGGGCGGCGACGACGGCGACACCCACGAACTGGCGGCTGGCGACTCGATCTACTTCGCCGCCGACGTCAGCCACGCGTACGCCAACCCGTGGGACGAGCCGTGCGCCTACCACGTCGCCGCGCTGATCATGCGTTCGCGCACCTGA
- a CDS encoding GNAT family N-acetyltransferase, with amino-acid sequence MLRYSEPSSIRPATEADLPAVAAIFAHYVETSVVTFEETPPSAADWARKLRDLDDRGLPFLVATDGAAADAVAGYAYAAPWRPKPAYRHTAENTVYLSPAHTGRGLGRALMTALLDACARTAVRQLVAVVVDEGAEPNRSLALHRSLGFTEAGRLSAVGHKHGRWLDTALLQRDVFLP; translated from the coding sequence ATGCTTCGCTATAGCGAACCGTCGAGCATCCGCCCCGCAACGGAGGCCGACCTGCCGGCCGTCGCCGCGATCTTCGCCCACTACGTCGAGACAAGCGTCGTCACGTTCGAGGAGACTCCCCCGTCGGCCGCCGACTGGGCGCGAAAGCTGCGCGACCTCGACGACCGCGGCCTGCCGTTCCTGGTCGCGACCGACGGCGCCGCCGCGGACGCCGTCGCCGGCTACGCGTACGCCGCGCCCTGGCGGCCCAAGCCGGCCTACCGGCACACCGCCGAGAACACCGTCTACCTCTCCCCCGCCCACACCGGCCGGGGCCTCGGCCGCGCCCTCATGACGGCGCTCCTCGACGCGTGCGCACGCACCGCCGTCCGGCAGCTGGTCGCCGTCGTCGTCGACGAAGGGGCCGAGCCGAACCGGTCGCTGGCCCTGCACCGCTCCCTCGGCTTCACCGAGGCCGGGCGGCTGAGCGCCGTCGGGCACAAGCACGGCCGCTGGCTCGACACCGCCCTGCTGCAGCGGGATGTCTTCTTGCCCTGA